Proteins encoded together in one Pseudomonadota bacterium window:
- a CDS encoding flagellar biosynthesis protein FlhA: MVINRLRYSDIVLTAFVVAIAAMLIVPLPTQLLDILLVLNVSFSILLLLVGLYVANSAALYTFPTILLLGTLFRLGLNVASSRLILSQGDAGHVIEAFGTFLIRGEVVVGVIIFSIVTVVNFIVISKGAMRVSEVAARFALDALPGRQMVIDNDARAGVLSSEEARKKRDDLRRESQLYGSMDGAMKFVQGDAIAGLFIIFANILGGIFMGVSSGLSIQDAVQMYTVLTIGDGLVTQIPALLTSICAGIIVTRVSSSENSSLSADLRVQLFAQPAILFVTAGILVLFAMLPGIPALPFIAVASAAVGAGVILLRRMRADPNMALQSQEYSQIPGLPAPQHGRSEHDPDHEGLIIALDSGVLFRSYRGAVPRYISWWGAFRASLYADVGLLLPEIRVVADQLGAASSYRVSHAGIEMFSGRVLPDALLVEISSSHAAILGLKVLLQEEHPMSGHRVFWTPYSPHVRKMLDVASIRSYDFFEFIGLQIASFCVQHPQEFISVTDVHSLLRQVEKRHPGLIAEGFGKEFVSVPKLTEIIQELIRQGVSVRDFRAVTEGVASFCSTNGVSLDNDGTVDVARVVDHLRSNRRRQILRRFIGAARALRVISLSSEVEQILSDAELESRTLPLALEAEVYEAISNGLHTVLKPAFEYGVVPVAILCSDEVKLKVLSVTRSMTRRLFVMTFGDLDPAVPVEQVGIWNIAHR, encoded by the coding sequence ATGGTAATTAACAGGCTCAGATACTCCGATATTGTTCTGACGGCCTTTGTGGTCGCCATTGCAGCTATGTTGATCGTTCCGCTGCCAACGCAGCTACTAGATATCCTACTGGTTCTTAACGTCTCATTCTCTATCCTGCTGCTGCTGGTTGGGCTCTACGTTGCTAATTCAGCGGCGCTCTACACCTTTCCAACGATCCTGCTTCTAGGCACCCTCTTTCGTCTGGGGCTTAACGTCGCTTCTTCGCGCTTGATCCTAAGCCAGGGGGATGCTGGACATGTAATTGAAGCCTTCGGAACGTTCCTAATCCGAGGAGAGGTAGTTGTCGGGGTTATAATCTTTTCGATCGTTACGGTGGTTAACTTTATCGTAATATCGAAGGGCGCAATGCGCGTCTCTGAGGTGGCGGCACGCTTTGCGCTCGATGCGCTGCCTGGTAGGCAGATGGTAATTGATAACGATGCACGAGCAGGGGTTCTCTCATCGGAAGAGGCTCGTAAGAAACGCGACGATCTACGGCGTGAGTCGCAGCTATATGGCTCTATGGACGGAGCTATGAAGTTCGTCCAGGGAGATGCCATAGCAGGGTTATTCATAATCTTTGCAAATATACTCGGCGGTATATTTATGGGGGTATCCTCTGGATTGTCGATCCAGGATGCCGTGCAGATGTATACGGTGCTTACCATTGGTGATGGTCTAGTAACGCAGATCCCAGCTCTTTTGACCTCGATCTGTGCCGGTATTATAGTTACCCGGGTCTCCTCATCTGAAAATTCAAGTTTAAGTGCAGATCTGCGCGTGCAGCTCTTTGCACAGCCAGCTATTCTGTTCGTTACGGCGGGCATCTTAGTGCTTTTTGCGATGTTGCCAGGCATTCCAGCCCTCCCTTTTATCGCAGTTGCGAGTGCGGCGGTGGGAGCAGGGGTTATTCTACTGCGCCGCATGCGAGCAGATCCAAACATGGCGCTACAGTCCCAGGAGTATTCTCAGATACCTGGACTGCCGGCCCCGCAGCACGGGCGCTCTGAACACGACCCTGATCATGAGGGTCTAATTATCGCATTGGATAGTGGGGTTCTATTTAGGTCGTATCGTGGAGCGGTTCCACGTTATATTTCGTGGTGGGGCGCTTTTAGGGCTTCATTGTATGCAGATGTTGGGCTGTTGTTACCAGAGATACGGGTCGTAGCGGATCAGCTTGGAGCAGCTTCATCATATAGAGTTAGTCATGCCGGTATAGAGATGTTTTCTGGGCGTGTTTTACCGGACGCTCTGCTGGTTGAGATCTCCAGCTCGCATGCGGCGATTCTCGGATTGAAGGTACTGTTACAAGAGGAGCACCCGATGTCGGGCCACAGGGTCTTCTGGACCCCCTACTCCCCCCACGTTCGTAAGATGCTCGATGTAGCTTCAATCCGCAGCTACGATTTTTTTGAGTTTATTGGACTTCAGATAGCGAGCTTCTGTGTGCAGCACCCGCAGGAGTTTATATCGGTAACCGACGTTCACTCATTGCTACGACAGGTTGAAAAGAGGCATCCAGGATTAATTGCTGAGGGCTTTGGCAAGGAGTTCGTATCGGTGCCGAAGTTGACTGAGATCATCCAAGAGCTGATCAGGCAGGGGGTTAGTGTGCGGGATTTTAGGGCGGTTACCGAGGGAGTCGCCTCTTTCTGCTCTACGAACGGGGTATCTCTTGATAACGACGGTACGGTAGATGTCGCGCGGGTTGTAGATCATCTGCGTAGCAATCGTCGACGACAGATCTTGAGGAGATTTATCGGCGCAGCCAGGGCGCTAAGGGTCATTTCATTGTCGAGTGAGGTTGAGCAGATCTTAAGCGACGCAGAGCTAGAAAGTAGGACATTGCCGCTAGCTCTTGAGGCTGAGGTATATGAGGCCATCTCCAACGGGCTGCACACCGTGTTAAAGCCAGCTTTTGAATACGGTGTCGTCCCGGTTGCGATACTTTGTTCAGATGAGGTGAAGTTAAAGGTGCTCTCAGTAACACGCAGCATGACTAGGCGTCTCTTTGTAATGACCTTTGGAGATCTCGATCCAGCGGTACCAGTTGAGCAGGTTGGTATCTGGAATATAGCGCATCGGTAG
- a CDS encoding type II secretion system F family protein: protein MELSLIIPVAAGCIAVACLAFLLYLRFMRTTGSFRDLMGSEEYTSAMAGLRESIKEDESGDQLERFQSVIRQEQKKKGSLTTEEKMFRAGIFSEGQKNDFKRLQVLMPIIGVFVFALIGRAFGGLESVFLCAVIGIILGFYLPIKILDRRVKARLDDILFYLPLVIEQVSIGVSSSLDIGPCIMRIVQMADERDTHNAVTELLRYAQFHIKSGASLEEALNEVGRMSGSHELKHTFMALSQVAKFGGEISKQLQDMADSVASQRESQIDERIKKLELDATGPVALVFFGFLVILMIGFGLQIITQI from the coding sequence ATGGAGCTCTCTCTCATAATTCCTGTTGCTGCAGGCTGTATCGCAGTCGCCTGTCTTGCGTTCCTGCTATACCTGCGCTTTATGCGCACAACGGGAAGTTTTAGGGATCTCATGGGCTCTGAGGAGTATACGAGCGCCATGGCTGGGCTGCGTGAGAGTATTAAAGAGGATGAGAGCGGAGATCAGCTCGAAAGGTTTCAGTCGGTTATTCGACAGGAGCAGAAAAAAAAGGGCTCGCTCACTACCGAAGAGAAGATGTTCCGAGCAGGGATCTTCTCTGAGGGCCAGAAAAATGATTTTAAGCGGCTACAGGTTTTAATGCCGATTATTGGAGTTTTTGTTTTTGCTCTGATTGGGCGTGCTTTTGGGGGGTTGGAAAGTGTCTTTCTGTGCGCCGTTATAGGAATTATCCTTGGGTTTTATCTCCCCATTAAGATCCTTGATCGACGTGTAAAAGCGCGCCTTGATGACATTCTGTTCTATTTGCCCCTCGTAATCGAGCAGGTCTCGATCGGTGTAAGTAGCTCACTTGATATAGGCCCCTGCATAATGCGGATAGTGCAGATGGCTGATGAGCGCGATACTCATAACGCCGTCACCGAACTGTTGCGCTATGCACAGTTTCACATCAAGTCGGGAGCAAGTCTGGAGGAGGCTCTTAATGAGGTGGGTAGGATGTCAGGAAGTCACGAACTCAAACACACCTTTATGGCGTTATCTCAGGTGGCAAAGTTTGGAGGCGAGATCTCAAAGCAGTTGCAGGATATGGCGGATTCCGTTGCGTCACAACGCGAGTCGCAGATCGATGAGCGAATTAAAAAGCTTGAGTTAGATGCGACCGGTCCGGTTGCTTTGGTATTCTTTGGTTTCTTGGTTATTCTGATGATCGGATTCGGGCTACAGATTATAACGCAAATATAG
- a CDS encoding type II secretion system F family protein: MTPMALLALVAAVVACCLVVALVVRLPISGRAISPFSTRQNIRNIIVSQREARDSVNNKEGPSVVATALQEETVERSAENRLTIRKKLRFAQLPNVPPYAFSLAQIFVSLVMFLITSMFFDSVLQIIALLSGAVFMNWLLNRRIDRRFERFDADYPQFLLAFVGMLKTGLNPIQGLQAAAEGLEESSLVREEVQIMLERLRMGVSEERSIGSFGEDIHHPEIELFVQALILSRRVGGNLSATIDRLAKQVRRRQFFRRSANAAVGLQRGSIWFILAILMALEGYLYFVWPECVTITWTHPTGRSVGQAGLTGIVIGLFWIRQVTKLRV, translated from the coding sequence ATGACCCCCATGGCTCTTCTGGCATTGGTTGCAGCGGTTGTTGCATGTTGTTTGGTGGTGGCACTCGTTGTGCGCCTACCCATTAGCGGCAGAGCTATATCCCCATTCTCTACCAGGCAGAATATACGCAACATCATCGTATCTCAGCGCGAGGCTAGGGACTCTGTAAATAATAAAGAGGGCCCCTCCGTTGTCGCAACTGCGTTGCAGGAGGAAACTGTAGAGCGGAGCGCCGAAAATCGCCTTACGATCCGCAAGAAATTAAGGTTTGCGCAACTTCCAAACGTTCCACCATATGCCTTTAGTTTAGCGCAGATCTTCGTCAGTCTAGTTATGTTCCTGATAACGAGTATGTTCTTCGATTCAGTTCTACAGATTATCGCCTTGCTATCAGGAGCGGTTTTTATGAATTGGCTGCTTAATAGGCGTATCGATCGCCGCTTTGAGCGCTTTGATGCAGATTATCCCCAGTTCCTGCTGGCCTTTGTTGGCATGCTCAAGACGGGACTCAACCCGATTCAGGGCTTGCAGGCCGCTGCGGAAGGTCTTGAGGAGAGCTCCCTCGTCCGTGAAGAGGTGCAGATTATGTTGGAGAGACTTCGCATGGGGGTCTCGGAGGAGCGCTCGATAGGCTCCTTTGGCGAAGATATACATCACCCCGAGATCGAGCTTTTTGTGCAGGCACTGATACTAAGTCGACGTGTTGGAGGGAACCTCTCTGCGACCATCGATCGCTTAGCGAAACAGGTGCGCAGACGGCAGTTTTTCAGGCGTTCAGCTAATGCTGCAGTAGGTCTTCAGCGCGGCTCCATCTGGTTTATCCTCGCTATCCTGATGGCCTTAGAGGGATATCTTTATTTCGTATGGCCGGAGTGTGTAACGATTACTTGGACCCATCCAACCGGTAGAAGTGTGGGGCAGGCTGGCTTGACTGGCATTGTGATTGGGCTGTTCTGGATTAGGCAGGTGACTAAGCTGCGAGTATAG
- a CDS encoding ATPase, T2SS/T4P/T4SS family, protein MTGSEKDGKDGLLGVFSTRASHSRGAEEPSGASAAAAQKPVAKSSQGSAQPTGAVAASSTQSSTQSSVQQQARVTIDAKTQEMSATASTIMREARRELGSDLTLQQQMTNAATTEQVIIQAVDRVLRKRGEALDDIERVNIIIHLQKDLVGWGVLQPLMDNKDVTDIHVYDYKTVVLQRGKISETTGLSWQNNQSYVTFIDRLLLRLGKSLTTQQHTVDGSFPNGVRICAVHESVCGQRGPMLCIRIPRISDVSLENIISYQVAPPLIVNYLATLVRSGLATIMVSGETGTGKTTLLKCLATQFGLTESIVAVEDTPELNFEHPYFRSLVSRPANAEGIGEVTLQEHIKTTLRMTPTRVILGEMRTPLAAEAFLESAQTGHVGMSTVHARNARETLVRLESLLGRAQKSVSVEIIRQQIALAIDCVVWLLREKGSGKPRIAEVIEVGHFVEGVIQVRPMFSLIKQGIKPVWRIESWTSNFDAELKADGIHLGDSPPEITIGPPVKGPGGGGAKNI, encoded by the coding sequence ATGACAGGCTCAGAAAAAGATGGAAAAGATGGGTTACTCGGAGTGTTTTCAACCAGAGCCTCTCATAGTAGGGGTGCGGAGGAGCCATCAGGCGCTAGCGCGGCAGCAGCGCAAAAACCGGTAGCAAAAAGCTCTCAGGGTTCTGCACAACCTACGGGAGCGGTAGCTGCCAGTTCAACCCAATCCTCAACCCAATCATCCGTGCAGCAACAAGCGCGCGTTACTATCGATGCAAAGACCCAGGAGATGTCAGCTACGGCATCAACTATTATGCGCGAAGCGCGCCGAGAGCTTGGCAGTGACCTCACCTTGCAACAGCAGATGACCAATGCGGCCACAACCGAGCAGGTTATAATACAGGCAGTAGATCGGGTTCTTCGTAAGCGCGGTGAGGCGCTTGATGATATTGAACGGGTCAATATCATCATTCATCTGCAAAAGGATCTGGTTGGATGGGGCGTACTACAGCCTTTAATGGACAACAAAGATGTGACAGATATTCACGTATACGATTACAAAACTGTAGTCTTGCAGCGTGGCAAGATAAGCGAGACTACCGGACTTAGTTGGCAAAATAATCAATCATACGTTACTTTCATTGACCGACTTTTGCTCAGACTTGGCAAATCATTAACCACACAGCAACACACCGTTGACGGGTCGTTCCCTAACGGTGTCCGTATATGCGCGGTCCATGAGAGCGTCTGCGGTCAACGTGGCCCGATGCTATGTATTCGCATCCCGCGCATAAGTGATGTGAGCCTCGAGAATATCATTTCGTATCAGGTCGCCCCACCGCTAATCGTTAATTATCTAGCTACACTTGTACGCAGTGGTTTAGCAACTATTATGGTCTCAGGCGAAACAGGGACCGGCAAGACAACCCTGCTCAAATGTCTCGCGACACAGTTCGGACTGACCGAATCTATTGTGGCGGTAGAGGATACTCCGGAGCTTAACTTTGAGCATCCATACTTTCGCTCTCTAGTATCTAGGCCTGCGAATGCGGAGGGTATTGGTGAGGTGACCTTGCAGGAGCATATTAAAACTACCCTGCGAATGACACCCACGCGCGTCATTCTCGGTGAGATGAGAACTCCCCTTGCGGCAGAGGCCTTCCTTGAGAGCGCGCAGACGGGGCACGTTGGAATGTCAACGGTGCACGCCAGAAATGCGCGCGAAACCCTGGTGCGGCTTGAGAGTTTGCTCGGACGAGCGCAAAAATCAGTTTCAGTTGAGATTATTCGGCAACAGATAGCGCTAGCGATAGATTGTGTCGTGTGGCTTCTTAGAGAGAAGGGTAGTGGTAAGCCCCGTATAGCCGAGGTGATTGAAGTTGGACATTTTGTAGAGGGGGTAATTCAGGTCCGGCCTATGTTTTCACTCATTAAACAGGGGATTAAACCGGTCTGGCGGATCGAATCATGGACAAGCAACTTCGATGCAGAGCTAAAAGCAGATGGTATTCACTTAGGTGACTCACCACCAGAGATTACGATTGGCCCCCCTGTTAAGGGGCCAGGGGGAGGAGGCGCTAAAAATATATGA
- the cpaB gene encoding Flp pilus assembly protein CpaB codes for MIGGSGGEAKIAKDTSAILNIVIISLLAICVGVVAFYLLSAKQVETPQQVVQQQPATELVDVLVPINEIEAGVQLTAAMFRKETRALVTGSTNIVTSFDQLKSTYAASFMAPGQPLLMDYITAKPPLNQIQANIKDGFRAVTMAVDATTNVEGWARAGANVDVMLSPTQGRPTVTIVVQNAKVLSASRSTSGDPGAGPSQPNEKTTVTIMVRGEEAAKIQLASESGILSLALRGDEESVASPENSAITIDSILGISTRPPSNEIPIDGRVKVGGKEFNLIGGKLVPENHTNSAPLGTPAR; via the coding sequence ATGATCGGAGGTAGTGGGGGTGAGGCTAAAATCGCAAAGGATACCTCCGCAATACTGAACATAGTGATAATTTCGCTCCTGGCTATCTGTGTCGGGGTAGTGGCGTTCTATTTACTTAGTGCCAAGCAGGTAGAAACCCCACAACAGGTTGTACAACAACAGCCGGCAACGGAGCTGGTGGATGTTTTAGTGCCGATCAATGAGATCGAGGCTGGAGTTCAGCTAACGGCAGCTATGTTCCGTAAGGAGACACGTGCTCTGGTTACGGGAAGTACCAACATAGTGACTAGCTTTGATCAGTTAAAATCTACCTATGCCGCATCGTTTATGGCACCCGGCCAGCCGCTATTAATGGACTACATCACAGCCAAGCCCCCTCTTAATCAGATCCAGGCTAACATTAAGGATGGGTTTAGAGCGGTGACGATGGCCGTTGATGCAACAACAAATGTCGAGGGCTGGGCCAGGGCCGGAGCAAATGTTGATGTTATGTTGTCACCCACACAGGGTCGCCCGACGGTGACGATCGTCGTGCAAAATGCCAAGGTTCTCTCGGCCTCCCGTAGTACAAGTGGAGATCCAGGTGCTGGGCCAAGTCAGCCCAACGAGAAGACCACCGTAACGATTATGGTCAGGGGCGAAGAGGCAGCCAAGATTCAGCTCGCCTCTGAATCAGGTATACTTAGCTTAGCGCTGCGTGGTGATGAGGAGAGCGTAGCCTCACCTGAGAATAGCGCCATTACGATTGATTCAATCTTAGGGATCTCTACAAGGCCCCCCTCTAACGAGATACCGATTGACGGCAGGGTTAAGGTAGGGGGAAAGGAGTTTAATCTTATTGGTGGTAAGCTAGTTCCGGAAAATCACACCAATTCAGCGCCCCTTGGAACTCCTGCGCGATAA
- a CDS encoding Flp family type IVb pilin yields the protein MAQPELLNREPASAEATSQHRQRGASLVEYALLVALIAVVAIVGVRALGTQVSRQFSNIGSAVN from the coding sequence ATGGCACAGCCAGAATTATTAAACAGAGAGCCCGCTAGCGCAGAAGCAACTTCTCAACACCGCCAGCGTGGAGCCTCACTCGTAGAGTACGCACTCCTAGTGGCATTGATTGCGGTGGTCGCAATCGTAGGGGTACGGGCATTGGGGACACAGGTATCGAGGCAGTTTTCAAATATTGGATCTGCTGTAAACTAA
- a CDS encoding Flp family type IVb pilin yields the protein MAQPELLNREPVSAEATSQHRQRGASLVEYALLVALIAVVAIVGVRALGTQVSTQFSNIGSAVN from the coding sequence ATGGCACAGCCAGAATTATTAAACAGAGAGCCCGTTAGCGCAGAAGCAACTTCTCAACACCGCCAGCGTGGAGCCTCACTCGTAGAGTACGCACTCCTAGTTGCATTGATTGCGGTGGTCGCAATCGTAGGGGTACGGGCATTGGGAACACAGGTATCGACGCAGTTTTCAAATATTGGATCTGCTGTAAACTAA
- a CDS encoding AAA family ATPase — protein sequence MEMLDLKVKLVNEQDFAERVAEADVLVIGSGLGERAIAIARQAHVVAPWIQIVMFVNDSTYGGGVFRSAQSAGVRKVFPDSASPLDFLQELVAINSDFRKDGRTHEGRVIVVVQAKGGVGATSATAALGEVCSAYNRRTMLWDLDVETRDLSRSLTVNGAEAKVVSAWVNGSREINRESMRDALIPISSEVSVLMSPDRFAESIDLACHADGIGIAQRILELSRVMFDVVLIDTGGRMGPATGTLIRGADVVLVVLDDTILGLTAVDLYLTFIKGLMGSSERLCFLVNPYSGALMSVQQIAAELEPAHKLGDLPWRLPALPFDPKAALWPGSGKTLYSMGNKAMKQTFDKIARELGLIGAQESAGDKFTPSPREGRESKGTNGGWLQRIFSKKQEVSAR from the coding sequence ATGGAGATGCTTGACCTTAAGGTCAAGCTTGTAAATGAGCAGGACTTTGCGGAACGAGTTGCAGAGGCGGATGTGCTTGTGATCGGCTCCGGTCTTGGGGAGCGCGCTATTGCGATTGCGCGACAAGCGCATGTCGTCGCTCCCTGGATACAGATAGTAATGTTTGTAAATGATAGTACCTATGGGGGCGGAGTGTTTCGCTCCGCGCAATCCGCTGGTGTTCGCAAGGTCTTTCCAGATAGCGCCAGCCCGCTTGATTTTCTGCAGGAGCTAGTCGCAATTAACTCTGATTTTCGCAAAGATGGTCGTACACATGAGGGGCGGGTTATTGTTGTTGTGCAGGCCAAGGGTGGCGTTGGTGCGACCTCAGCAACGGCCGCATTGGGAGAGGTTTGTAGCGCCTACAACAGGAGGACGATGCTGTGGGATCTCGATGTAGAGACCCGAGATCTGAGTCGCTCTCTGACGGTAAATGGCGCCGAGGCCAAGGTAGTAAGCGCCTGGGTTAATGGCAGTCGAGAGATTAATCGTGAGTCGATGAGGGACGCCCTGATCCCCATTAGTAGCGAGGTCTCAGTTCTAATGTCTCCCGATAGATTCGCTGAATCGATCGATCTTGCCTGCCACGCAGATGGCATAGGTATCGCACAACGAATCCTTGAACTCTCCCGAGTAATGTTCGATGTAGTCTTAATCGATACGGGGGGGCGCATGGGGCCAGCAACCGGCACCCTTATTCGTGGCGCCGATGTGGTGCTGGTAGTACTAGATGACACCATCCTGGGACTAACGGCGGTTGATCTTTACTTAACCTTTATCAAGGGATTGATGGGAAGCTCTGAGCGGCTCTGCTTTTTGGTTAATCCGTACTCCGGTGCCCTCATGAGCGTTCAGCAGATAGCGGCTGAACTTGAACCCGCACATAAGCTTGGGGATCTGCCGTGGAGGTTGCCTGCACTACCCTTTGATCCGAAGGCGGCGCTATGGCCTGGGAGCGGTAAAACGCTCTACAGTATGGGCAATAAGGCCATGAAGCAGACCTTCGATAAGATAGCGCGCGAGCTTGGCCTAATCGGAGCCCAGGAATCTGCTGGTGATAAGTTTACTCCATCCCCCAGGGAGGGGCGCGAATCAAAGGGAACGAATGGGGGCTGGCTGCAAAGGATCTTTAGTAAGAAACAGGAGGTCTCCGCTCGTTAG
- a CDS encoding serine/threonine-protein kinase, which yields MTDEHLISLQPGTVIGGKYEVVKCLGSGSMGLVYACRHRELQGQMVAIKVLYPEVAQDKVASARFRNEILASYGVSHPNVVRAYEYIRDGELIAYTMEFVNGGDLAEQLGQAERLPIPEIIRLLSQMAAGVQAIHDAGIVHRDLKPENILLSKEGSVKIADFGIARNRHGPKLTEHGGVVGTIDYVAPEYMLRAQVDWRSDIYALGILAYEMVTGESPFRGDSVYATMTKRLKTDPEPPSKHRSDCPPELDAIVLKAMQRDPDTRYQSAMEIFFDLQRIAVDRGMRSAITGGLFLPNQAGGQATSYVGPSLSESPTEGANQIKKTPNETQIALSSGPLELGGSALAAAGGGPAGGAAGSWQTRSRWGAGKESPTRARSDSSDPIDNSPASQNTEVLSAEFVDYAVETQTGPAAITTQRVATQGVATQEFATQRPAGDLPQLGAAGDLLSEGWGHPKSEPQKRVVVSDRAREFPKKYAATEQKRSRTGDIIALGLAALIGIGFGVVFLKLFAPALLAKFQF from the coding sequence ATGACCGATGAACACTTAATTAGTTTGCAGCCCGGTACGGTAATCGGAGGCAAGTATGAAGTCGTAAAGTGCCTTGGTTCGGGCAGCATGGGACTTGTGTATGCTTGTCGGCATCGGGAACTGCAGGGGCAAATGGTGGCCATTAAGGTGCTCTATCCGGAGGTGGCTCAGGATAAGGTGGCATCTGCGCGATTTAGGAACGAAATCCTGGCATCGTACGGCGTATCGCACCCAAACGTGGTGCGAGCATACGAGTATATACGGGATGGTGAGTTGATCGCCTATACGATGGAGTTCGTTAATGGTGGAGACTTAGCCGAGCAGCTTGGGCAGGCCGAGCGCCTGCCTATACCAGAGATTATTAGACTACTCAGTCAGATGGCTGCCGGAGTGCAGGCTATTCATGATGCTGGCATTGTCCACAGAGATCTCAAGCCAGAGAACATCCTGCTCAGTAAAGAGGGGAGCGTAAAGATAGCCGACTTCGGTATCGCTCGAAACAGGCATGGACCTAAATTGACAGAACACGGGGGTGTTGTTGGAACGATCGACTACGTTGCTCCGGAATACATGCTGCGCGCGCAGGTTGACTGGCGCTCAGATATCTATGCCCTTGGAATTCTTGCTTACGAGATGGTTACAGGAGAGTCCCCGTTTCGCGGCGACAGTGTCTACGCTACGATGACAAAACGGCTTAAGACGGACCCTGAGCCCCCGAGCAAGCACCGCTCAGATTGCCCACCTGAACTCGATGCGATAGTTCTGAAGGCGATGCAACGAGATCCGGATACTCGCTATCAGTCAGCGATGGAGATCTTTTTTGATCTGCAAAGGATAGCAGTAGATCGTGGCATGCGTTCCGCCATTACCGGCGGCCTTTTTCTTCCAAATCAGGCCGGCGGGCAGGCGACAAGTTACGTTGGGCCATCACTATCAGAGTCACCAACAGAGGGCGCTAATCAAATTAAGAAGACCCCCAATGAGACTCAGATCGCATTATCATCTGGCCCGCTCGAGCTAGGTGGCTCAGCTCTTGCTGCTGCAGGTGGGGGTCCCGCAGGGGGTGCTGCCGGAAGTTGGCAGACACGCTCCAGGTGGGGTGCGGGTAAGGAGAGCCCCACGCGCGCACGCAGCGATAGCTCAGATCCTATCGATAATTCCCCGGCCTCGCAAAATACCGAGGTTCTGAGCGCAGAATTTGTCGATTATGCCGTTGAAACTCAGACCGGGCCTGCTGCGATAACGACACAGAGGGTTGCGACACAGGGGGTTGCGACACAGGAGTTTGCTACACAGCGGCCTGCGGGAGATCTGCCACAACTTGGGGCCGCAGGAGATCTGCTCTCTGAAGGCTGGGGGCACCCAAAATCTGAGCCTCAGAAACGGGTGGTTGTATCTGATAGGGCTCGCGAATTCCCAAAGAAGTATGCCGCTACGGAGCAGAAGCGCTCAAGGACAGGCGACATAATAGCTTTGGGTTTAGCTGCACTAATCGGGATAGGTTTTGGCGTTGTTTTTTTGAAATTATTTGCACCGGCTCTGTTAGCGAAGTTCCAGTTTTAG
- a CDS encoding protein phosphatase 2C domain-containing protein, with the protein MLREHDKSEDPFMIVAGGSSQGASALSDLGCEREFNEDRCGLVQSSNNKTWIVCDGMGGVAGGEVAAQLAIDSMKRYLERDSQDEASADILVQAMREANRVVVLRRQNQAFSAMGTTMVAAFFNRDEVVIGHVGDSRAYLIRDGAVQQITVDHTYVQSLVERGEIQAEEALTHPEAHVLTRCIGADPSLEVDTQRFWLWPNEHADEGDILLLCTDGLYSLVPDVEIGQVAST; encoded by the coding sequence ATGCTACGGGAACATGATAAAAGTGAGGATCCATTCATGATCGTTGCAGGTGGCAGCTCTCAAGGGGCCTCTGCGCTTTCAGATCTTGGCTGTGAGCGCGAATTTAATGAGGATCGCTGCGGGCTCGTGCAATCTTCTAACAATAAGACCTGGATCGTTTGTGATGGTATGGGGGGAGTTGCAGGCGGCGAAGTCGCTGCCCAGCTCGCCATAGATTCCATGAAGCGCTATCTGGAGAGGGACTCTCAGGATGAAGCTTCAGCAGATATCCTGGTTCAAGCGATGCGTGAAGCCAATCGAGTCGTAGTGCTGCGTCGCCAGAACCAAGCGTTTTCAGCTATGGGAACCACCATGGTTGCTGCGTTTTTCAATCGAGATGAGGTTGTGATAGGGCACGTTGGTGATTCTAGAGCCTACCTCATCCGTGATGGAGCTGTTCAACAAATCACAGTTGATCACACCTACGTGCAGAGCTTAGTAGAGCGCGGGGAGATCCAAGCAGAGGAGGCGCTGACCCACCCAGAAGCACACGTTCTTACCCGCTGCATCGGGGCTGACCCTAGCCTTGAAGTTGATACACAGAGGTTTTGGTTGTGGCCTAATGAACATGCAGATGAGGGTGATATCCTGCTATTATGTACAGATGGACTCTACAGCCTAGTGCCAGATGTAGAGATCGGACAGGTAGCATCTACTA